AGCCCTGGTGCCGCGTCAGTTCCGTTCGCACGATACGGTGGCAGAACACCAGGACGGTTGTGTGAAGGCCGTCGTAGCCGGATAGTCTTCGCCTCACGGCCCTGGCGCCTCGTAGGGGTGGGAAACAAGATGGAACAGATGCACGTGCGACCGCGGCCCCGGGTGCCCGCGATCCAGTGCGGTGTCGGCACGACCGGCCGCCGGATCGATCGACACCTGGCCGTCCTCGGCGCGCCCGCGCTCGCGGCGGTGGACACGGCGGAGGCCCTCGGCCTGATAAGGGAGCTGACCCCGCGCGGGCCCGGCGTCCCCGTGCCGGCCGCCTCGCCGCGCCGCAGCGCCCGGGTCTCCCTGATGGCGCCGCTGCGCCGCCTGAAGCGGAGCCTGTTCGGCAGCCGGGGCTGACCCGGGGCGGGTGACCCGCCCGGGCGGTCCGCCGCCCGCTGCCACGACCCGACGGACGGGGAGTCCGTCGGGCCTTCGGCGTCCCCGCGCACCGTCCGGCCGGGCTCCTGCGGTCCCGGCGCGAGGTGGCGGCACGCTGGCGCGCCCTGGCGAGCACCCTGGCGCTCGGGTGGCGTTCGGCCGCCGCCCCTACGAGGCGCGCCGCAAGATCGGCCAGGATGGCCCCATGTCCGACACCTTCCACACCCAGACGCTCGACATCGCCACCGGCCGCGACGAGGTCGCCCTCGACGTCACCGACCGCTGCCACGCCTTCCTGCGAGAGGTCGCGGACGGGCGGGACGGACTGCTCAACGTCTTCGTCCCGCACGCCACCGCCGGCATCGCCGTGATCGAGACCGGCGCCGGCAGCGACGACGACCTGCTCGCCGTCCTGCGCACGCTGCTGCCCGCCGACGACCGCTGGCAGCACCGCCACGGCAGCCCCGGCCACGGCCGCGACCACGTCCTGCCGGGCCTGGTCGCCCCGCACGCCACCCTGCCGGTGGTCGGCGGCCGGATCGCCCTCGGCACCTGGCAGTCCGTCGTCCTGATCGACACCAACCGCGACAACCCGCAGCGCCGGCTCCGCCTCTCCTTCCTCGGCTGACCGGCCACCACCCGCCCTTTCGCCCCGACCTCCCGGCGCACCACCGGAGTTCGCAGGTCACGGCGGTGCGGTGGGCACCGCTGTGACGAGCGGCCGGACCGGCCCGGTCGCCGGCGGCCGCGGGGCGCGCCGGACGGCCGCCGGCCGGGGCGGCGTAGGCTGTGCGGCATGGGAGAGCAGCAGTCGGAGAGCCGGAGCGCGTCCGTCGGCGAGCAGGTCTGCGAGGTGGCGGCCGATCCCGAGCAGGCGCTGCGCGGGCTGCGTCCCGGCGGGCCGGGGGAGCGGGCCGCGTGCGTGCGGTGCGGGGCGGAGAGCGAGTACCCGGCCGACGCGCCCGGTAGCCCGCTGTGTCCCGTCTGCACCTGGCAGCAGGCCCAGCGCGCCGCCTGCTCCGGCTGACCGCGGTGCCCGCGCTGCCCGGTCCGGTCGCCGACGGACGCCTGGAGCGGCCGCACGCCACGCTCGCCTACAGCACCACCGGCGGCCGCGGGCCGCTCGCCGTGCACGCCCACGGGGCGCTCTCCAGCCGGGCGCACGAGCGGCGGGCCGGGCTGTTCGACTGGACGGCGCTGACCGCGACGCACCGGCTGGCCCGCTACGACGCGCGCGGGCACGGCGCGTCCACCGGCCGGGCCGTGCCCGCCGACTACCGCTACCCGGAGCTGGCCGCCGACCTGCTGGCCCTGTGCGACCACCTCTCGCCCGACGCGCCCGTCACCGGGCTCGGCGCGTCCATGGGCGCCGCCACCGTGCTGTGGGCCGCGCTGGAGCGCCCCGAGCGCTTCGATCGCCTGGTGCTGGCCGTCCCCGCCGTCGCCTGGGCGGCCCGGGAGCCCCGCCGCAGCGGGCTGCGGGCCGCCGCGACCCTGGTCGAGCGGCGCGGCCGGGGCGCGCTGGACGCCGCGGCCCGGCTGTCCGGCCCGCCCGCCGTCCTCGCCGAAGTCCCGCAGTACACGACCGAGTTCGACCTGCCCGAGCCGCTCCTCCCGGCCGCCCTGCGGGCCGCCGCCGAGTCCGACCTGCCCGAGCCCGGGACGCTCCGCGCCCTCCCGCACCCCGTCCTGCTGCTGGCCTGGGACACCGACCCCCTGCACCCCCTGGCCACCGCCCGCACCCTCGCCGCCCACCTCCCGGACGCCCGGCTGCACGTCTCGCACACCCTGGCGGACGTGCGGAGCTGGGGCCGCCGGGCGGCCGACTTCCTGGCCGCCGGGTAGGACGGCCGGCCCGCGCCCGCCGGTCAGCCGTCCGCGCGGGCGGTGTGGTGCACGGTGGAGCCGGTGCGGTGCTTGCGGACCAGCAGCTGGGCGGGAATCCGGGTGCGCAGGTCGGGGACGTGGCTGACGATGCCGACGGCGCGGTCGCGCTCGCGCAGGGAGTCCAGGACGTCCATGACCTCCTCCAGGGCGTTCTCGTCGAGGGTGCCGAAGCCCTCGTCGATGAAGAGGGTGTCCAGGGGCATGCCGCCGGCCTCGTCGGTGACCACGTCGGCGAGGCCGAGGGCGAGCGCGAGGGAGGCGAAGAAGGACTCGCCGCCGGACAGGGTCGCGGTGTCCCGCTCGCGGCCGGTCCAGGCGTCGACCACGTGCAGGGACAGGCCGGAGCGCTTGGTGCCGGAGACCAGGCCGTCGCTGTGCACCAGGGTGTAGCGGCCGCCGGACATCTTCAGCAGCCGCCGGGTCGCGGCCGCGGCGACCTGCTCCAGCCGGGCGGCCAGCACGTAGGACTCCAGGCGCATCCGCAGCGCGTTCTCGGCGGGGGCGCCGGCCAGCAGCGCGGCCAGCCGGCCGACCCGGGCGCACGCGTCCAGGACGGGGGCGAGCTCGGCGGCCAGCGCGGCCAGGTCGCGGCCGATCCGGGCCAGGTCGGCGACCCGGCGGCGGGCCCGGTCGTGGGCGGCGTGGGCGTCGGTGAGAGCCCGTCGGCGCGGGCGGCCGCCGCGCGGGCCGACTCGGCGGCGGCGGGCGGGAGTTCGGCGGCGGCCCGCAGGGCGGGGTCGGCGAGCTGGGCGTCGGCCAGTTCGAGGTCGGCGTCGAGCTGCTTGAACCTGCGCCGCAGCGCGTCCAGTTCGTCCGGGGGCAGGGCGGCCGCGTCCAGGGCGGCCAGGTCGGCGAAGCCCGCGTCGCGGGCGGCGCGGAGCAGGGCGGCGGCGCTCTCGTCGCGGTGGTCGCGGGCGGTGGCGGCGGCCCGGGCGGCGTCCAGCACGGCGGTGGTGGCGGCGGACAGCGCGGCGACGGCGGCGGCCCGGGCGGCGACCGACGGGGCGTCGCCGCGGGCGGCGGCGAGCCGGGTCTCCAGGGCGGCGAGTTCGGCGTCCAGGGCGCCCAGCTGGCCGGCCAGCTGGGCGGTCAACTCGCCGGCCTGGCGCTGCTGCTCGCGGCGGGAGGCGCCGTCGCGTTCCAGCTGTTCGAGCTGCTGGCCGAGCGGCAGCCAGCCTTCCGCGGTGCGCAGCACGGAGCGCCGCCGTTCGTCCGACTCCTGGATCTCGGCGGCGAGTTCGTCCGGGGTGCGGCCCTCGGCGGCCGCTCCGGCGGCGGCGGCCCGCGCCGCGACGGCGCCCACCCGGTCGGTGGCGGCGGCGAGTTCGGCCTCGGCGGCGTGCTGGGCGGTGCGGGCGCGGCGCTCGTCCTCGGCGGTGACCCGGTCGGCGGCGGGCTCGGCGGGGGCCGGGTGCTCGGGCGAACCGCACACCCGGCACGGGTCGCCCGGGCTCAGCGCGGCGGCCAACTCGGCGGCCATCCCGGCGAGTCGGCGCTCCCGGAGGTCGAGGGCGTGCTGCCGGGCGTCCTGCGCGGCGTCCTTCGCCGCGCGCACCGCCTGCTCGGCCGCGGCGTGGTCGGCGAGCAGCCGCAGGTGGTCCCGGGCGGCCTCCCGGCGCCGGGCGAGCTCGGCGAGCCGGGTGTCGAGCCGGTCGAGCTCGGTGCGCGCCGCGCGGGCCGCCTCGCGGTCCTCCTGGAGCCGGCCGAGCCTGCCCTCGAAGGTCTCCAGCCAGCGCCGGGCCTCCTCGGCGAGCTCCTCCGCGTCGGCGCGGCGGCGCTCCAGCCGGGCCCGCTCGGCGCCCAGCGCCCGCAGCCGGTCCTCGTCCGCGACGGCGGCCTCCAGGCGGCCGGCCTCGGCGTGCAGGAGCCCTTCGGCGGCGCGCAGGTCGTCGGGGCGGTCGAGCAGGGCGGTCCAGCCGGCGGCGGCGGCCCGGGCGGCCAGGGCGGTGCGGCAGCCGGCCTCCTCGGCGGCGGCGGCGCAGGCGGCGCGGGCGGCCAGGTGCGGGCGCGCAGCGGGCGGGGCCCTCGGCGGCCAGCGCGGCCTCCAGCCGGGCCCGTTCGCGGGCGGAACCGGCGGCCCGGTCGGCGAGCCGGAGCCGTTCCTGCCGGGCCCGCTGGTGGCGGGCCTGCCGTTCGGCCAGGGACTCCTGGGCGGTCAGCCGCTCGCGGGCGGCGCTCCGTTCGGCCCCGGCCGCCTCCAGCCGCAGCGCGGCGGCCTCGGCCCGCTCGACGGCCTCGGCGCGCAGCAGCGCCGCCCAGGCCAGCACCTCGGCGAGCGGGGCGTCCTCGCCGGGGCGGTACGCGGCGACGCCCGCCGCCAGCGGCCCGGCGGCCTCCTCGGCGCGGGCGGTCAGGGCGTGCACCCGCTGCCGCCCGCCCTGCACCTCGCGCTCGTGGCGCAGCCGCAGCTCGGCCGTCCAGCGCTCCAGCTGCTCGAAGCGGCCGGTGTCGAAGAGCCGGCCCAGCAGGTCGGCGCGCTGCTTGGAGTCGGCCCGCAGGAAGCGCGCGAAGTCGCCCTGCGGGAGCAGCACCACCTGGCAGAACTGGTCGCGGCTCATGCCCAGCAGCCGGGTCAGCTCCTCGCCGGCCTCCTGGTGCGACCGGCTGACCGCCACCCAGCCCGGCTCGCCCCGCCCGGCGTCGGCGGCCCACTCGCGCAGCAGGGTCTGCGCCTTGTCCGCGGTCAGGCCGGTGCCGCGCTTCTTCGGCCGCCACTGCTCGGGGCTGCGGGTGACCTCCAGCCGCCGCCCGCCGAGGGTCACCTCCAGCACCACCTCGGTGCGCACGCCCGGCTCGGCGTGGTCGCTGCGCACCCCGTTGCTCCGGCGGGTGCCCGGCAGCTCGCCGTACAGCGCGTAGCAGACCGCGTCCAGCACGCTGCTCTTGCCCGCGCCGGTCGCCCCGCGCAGCAGGAACAGGCCGGCGGCGGAGAGCCGGTCGAAGTCGATCCGCTCGGTGCCCGCGAACGGCCCGAAGGCGGTGAGGGCGAGCCGGTGCAGCCTCATCGGGTGTGCTCCCACGGGTGGTGGCGGGGGGTCATCGGCCGTTCTCCTCGGCCCGGCCGGCCGCCGTGCGGCGCACCGACTCCAGGCCCTCCAGCAGCCAGGCCCGCTCGTCCCCGGCCAGCTCCCGGCCGGGGCGGACGTGGGCGACGAAGCCCTCCACCACCTCCCGGTCGGTGCGCCCGCGCACCCGCCGGGCGTAGGAGGCGGTGTCGGCCCGCTCGCCGCCGTCCGGTTCGAAGAGCAGTTGCAGGGTGTGCGGGAAGCGCTCGCGCAGCCGCTCCATCGCGTCGGCCGGGCGGACCGGGTCGGTCAGGGTGGCCTGCACCCAGCGCTCGACGGCGTACTCGTACGTCTCGGCGGTCAGCAGCTCCTCCAGCCGCCCCCTGAGCTGCGCGAGCCGGCGCGGCACCGGGCAGTGCACCCGGCGGGCCTCGACGGCGCCCGCCGCGTCCAGGTCGACCAGCCACATCGACTTCTCGTGCGCCGTCTCGGAGAAGGAGTACGCCAGCGGGGAGCCGGAGTAGCGCAGGTGCGGGGCGAGGGTCTGGCAGCCGTGCAGGTGGCCGAGGGCCGCGTAGTGCACGCCGTCGAACACCGAGGCGGGCACCGACTGGACGCCGCCGACCGCGATGTCCCGCTCGCTGTCGCTGGCGGTGCCGCCGGTGACGAAGGCGTGCGCCAGCACCACCGCGCGGGTGCCCGCGGGGCGGGCGGCCAGGTCGGCGCGCACGCCGTCCATCGCCGCGGCCAGCACCTGCTCGTGGCCGCCCTTCTCCAGGCCGAGCCGCTCGCGGACCAGGGCGGGCTCCAGGTAGGGCAGCCCGTAGACGGCGACCGGGCCGTGCGCGTCGGCCAGCAGCACCGGCTCGGCCAGGGCGCCGGGGTCGGTGCGCAGGTGGATGCCGGCCCGGTCGATCAGCCGGGCGGCGGTGCCCAGGCGGCGGGCCGAGTCGTGGTTGCCGGAGATGAACACGGCGGGCACGCCCAGCTCGGCCAGCCGCCACAGCGCCTCGTCGAACAGCGCCACCGCCTCCAGGCCGGGCAGCGCCCGGTCGTAGACGTCCCCCGCGACCAGCACCGCGTCGACCCGCTCGGCGGTGACCGTCTCCACCAGGTGGTCCAGGAAGGCCCGCTGGGCGTCGTGCAGGTTCTCCCGGTGGAAGGACCGGCCCAGGTGCCAGTCCGAGGTGTGCAGCAGCCTCACTCCGCCACGCCCCGCCGCATCCCGCGCCACCCCTCGTCGATCCGGTGCTCCGGTACGAGTATCACAGGTGCCGGACACCGCTCCGGGTCGTCCCCGTAGCAGACGCGGTGACCCGGGTGGCGGTCGGGGCTGTTCATCGGTCGGGTGTTCGGGGAAGATCATCAGGTGGTGCGGCGGGCCGGCCTGGAGAGCGGAGGGAGCGGGATGGGCATCGAGTACAGCCCGGAGATCTCCGAACTGCTCGGGCGGGTGCGCCGCCGGCCCAACGCGGGCTGGCCGTGGCGGCCGGGGGAGCAGGTGCCGGCCGGGCTGACGGTCAAGCAGTCCTGGGGCTGGCTGTTCGTGCCGGACGGGCGGGTGCTGACGCTGGTCAACCCGCGGGACGGCGTGGTCAGCCTGCCGGGCGGCTCGCTGGAGCCGGAGGACGCGGGCGACCCGGGGCGGGCGCTGGCGCGGGAGGCCGCCGAGGAGGCGCAGGCGGTGATCGGCGGGCCGGTCTACCTCGGGTACCTGTACGACCGGGTCGGCTCGGCCAACGGCGGGCACGAGTGCGCCCGGGTCCGGATGGCCGCGCTGCTGCGCGCGGTGGGCCCGTCGGCGCCGGACCCGGCCTCGGGCCGGCACTACCGGCGGCTGCTGCTGGCGCCCGGCCTGGCGGTCGAGCTGCTCGGCTGGGGGGTGCCGGGGCTGCGGCANGCCCGGGCGGCGGTCGCGGCGGCGGCCGCGCGGTGGGGCGTGCCGCCGCGCGCGGACGAGACGATCGAGGAACTGCCGCCCGCGGGCTGCCGGTTCTGCTGAGCGCGCGCCGCGCGCGTGCCCCCGGCGCGGGGGAGTGGTGCGGCGGTCACCCGGAGGCATCGTCGCAGCCCAGGTCAGGGGTGCATCTGCGCGCGTAGCGGACGTTGGGGCGGCGTTCGATGAGTGTTCGTCAATTTCTTTGGCATGACCGCTTCCCCGCGAGGCTACCGGCTGGTATCCAATGTGTGGCCTGCGTCACTCTTGGAGGAACCAGATGTCCCGCTTCCGTGCCGTCTCCGTCGCGCTCACCGCGGCGGCCCTCACCCTCACCACCTTCGCCGCCGCCACCCAGGCGAACGCCGCCGGCGTCAACTACGCCGCCCTCGGCGACTCGTACTCGGCCGGCGTCGGGTCCGGCAGCTACACCAGCGACAGCGGCAGCTGCAGCCGCAGCACCAAGGCGTACCCGTACCTCTGGAAGACCGCGCACGCGCCCACCTCGTTCTCCTTCGTGGCCTGTTCGGGCGCGAAGACGGACGACGTGATCGCCAACCAGCTCGGCGTGCTGAACTCCTCGACCACGCTGGTGTCCCTCACCATCGGCGGCAACGACGCGGGCTTCGCCTCGACCATGCAGACCTGCGTGCTCAACAGCGAGAGCTCCTGCCTGAGCGCGGTGAACACCGCCAAGAGCTACGCCAACAACACCCTGCCGGGCAAGCTCGCCAACCTGTACGGGCAGATCAAGGCGAAGGCGCCCAACGCGCACGTGGTGGTGCTGGGCTACCCGCACCTGTACAAGGTGCCCGGCTCCTGCATCCTCGGCATCTCCGACACCAAGCGGACCGCGATCAACGGCGCGGCGGACACCCTGGACACCGTCATCGCCAAGCAGGCGGCGAGCGCCGGGTTCACCTTCAAGGACGTCCGCACGGTCTTCGCCGAGCACGAGATCTGCGGCTCCTCCACCCAGTGGCTGAACAGCACCACGCTGCCGATCAGCGACAGCTACCACCCCAACGCCAGCGGCCAGGCGAGCGGCTACCTGCCGTCGTTCAGCGCCGCCGCCTGAGGCACCGCGCGGCAGGACGCGACGTCCGCGGGGGGCGGATGACCGGTGGCCGGGCTCGTGCGAGGAGCCCGGCCACCGGCGTCCCTTCCCTTCCCCGGGTCAGCGCAGGTAGTCGCCGAGCGCCGCGGGCTTCAGACCGGCCCGCGCGGCCGCGTCCAGGGTGCGCTGCAGGTCGTCCGCCAGGGTGTCGGTGAAGTGCAGGATGACGATGTCGCCCGCCTGCAGGGCGCCGCCGGGGTGGGAGGTGTTCGAGGCGCCCCAGCCGAAGTCGGCGTTGGCGGTGACCAGGTACTTCATGCCGCAGTTCGCGGCGGCCTGCTGGAGGTTCGCGTCCACCGCGAAGTACGGCGGGCGGAACAGCGTCGGGACGGTGCCGTAGTGCGCGGCGACGGCGTCCCGGGCGTCGCAGATCTCGGCCTGCTGCTCGGCGGGCGACAGCGTGGTCAGGTCCCGGTGCGAGACGCTGTGGTCCTCGATCGCCGAACCGGGCACGGCGGTGGCCCGGCTGAAGTAGTCCGGCTCGAAGCCCTCCGGCATCGGCAGCGGGAACGCGGTGACCGGGACCT
The window above is part of the Kitasatospora sp. NA04385 genome. Proteins encoded here:
- a CDS encoding secondary thiamine-phosphate synthase enzyme YjbQ; protein product: MSDTFHTQTLDIATGRDEVALDVTDRCHAFLREVADGRDGLLNVFVPHATAGIAVIETGAGSDDDLLAVLRTLLPADDRWQHRHGSPGHGRDHVLPGLVAPHATLPVVGGRIALGTWQSVVLIDTNRDNPQRRLRLSFLG
- a CDS encoding alpha/beta fold hydrolase, which encodes MSRLHLAAGPARRLLRLTAVPALPGPVADGRLERPHATLAYSTTGGRGPLAVHAHGALSSRAHERRAGLFDWTALTATHRLARYDARGHGASTGRAVPADYRYPELAADLLALCDHLSPDAPVTGLGASMGAATVLWAALERPERFDRLVLAVPAVAWAAREPRRSGLRAAATLVERRGRGALDAAARLSGPPAVLAEVPQYTTEFDLPEPLLPAALRAAAESDLPEPGTLRALPHPVLLLAWDTDPLHPLATARTLAAHLPDARLHVSHTLADVRSWGRRAADFLAAG
- a CDS encoding SbcC/MukB-like Walker B domain-containing protein — translated: MRLESYVLAARLEQVAAAATRRLLKMSGGRYTLVHSDGLVSGTKRSGLSLHVVDAWTGRERDTATLSGGESFFASLALALGLADVVTDEAGGMPLDTLFIDEGFGTLDENALEEVMDVLDSLRERDRAVGIVSHVPDLRTRIPAQLLVRKHRTGSTVHHTARADG
- a CDS encoding exonuclease SbcCD subunit D, yielding MRLLHTSDWHLGRSFHRENLHDAQRAFLDHLVETVTAERVDAVLVAGDVYDRALPGLEAVALFDEALWRLAELGVPAVFISGNHDSARRLGTAARLIDRAGIHLRTDPGALAEPVLLADAHGPVAVYGLPYLEPALVRERLGLEKGGHEQVLAAAMDGVRADLAARPAGTRAVVLAHAFVTGGTASDSERDIAVGGVQSVPASVFDGVHYAALGHLHGCQTLAPHLRYSGSPLAYSFSETAHEKSMWLVDLDAAGAVEARRVHCPVPRRLAQLRGRLEELLTAETYEYAVERWVQATLTDPVRPADAMERLRERFPHTLQLLFEPDGGERADTASYARRVRGRTDREVVEGFVAHVRPGRELAGDERAWLLEGLESVRRTAAGRAEENGR
- a CDS encoding SGNH/GDSL hydrolase family protein — encoded protein: MSRFRAVSVALTAAALTLTTFAAATQANAAGVNYAALGDSYSAGVGSGSYTSDSGSCSRSTKAYPYLWKTAHAPTSFSFVACSGAKTDDVIANQLGVLNSSTTLVSLTIGGNDAGFASTMQTCVLNSESSCLSAVNTAKSYANNTLPGKLANLYGQIKAKAPNAHVVVLGYPHLYKVPGSCILGISDTKRTAINGAADTLDTVIAKQAASAGFTFKDVRTVFAEHEICGSSTQWLNSTTLPISDSYHPNASGQASGYLPSFSAAA